The following coding sequences are from one Desulfosoma caldarium window:
- a CDS encoding precorrin-8X methylmutase: MTLQDKAADGPRGPLVSAGQAIEDLSFRIIDAEMGPHGYPPDQWSIVRRVIHTTGDFEYARLIRIHSRAVEAGCEALRRGATIYADTRMIQVGLSSTRLQWFGNAVVVPASQPAVRDMAHRDGLTQSAAAFRHAGPNLHGAIVAVGNAPTALLETLRLMEQEHIRPALVVGVPVGFVQADTAKEALWQDQAVPSITVLGRKGGSSVAVAILHALMELAHGADAAPVR; this comes from the coding sequence ATGACACTCCAGGACAAGGCAGCCGACGGCCCACGCGGGCCGCTGGTTTCGGCCGGACAAGCCATTGAAGACCTAAGCTTTCGCATCATCGACGCCGAAATGGGGCCCCACGGGTATCCACCCGATCAGTGGTCCATTGTGCGTCGCGTGATTCACACCACGGGCGATTTTGAATATGCGCGGCTCATAAGAATTCATTCCCGAGCCGTGGAAGCGGGCTGTGAAGCGCTGCGCCGGGGCGCTACCATTTATGCGGACACCCGCATGATTCAGGTGGGGCTTTCTTCAACGCGGCTTCAATGGTTTGGCAATGCCGTCGTGGTGCCCGCATCACAGCCGGCCGTACGCGACATGGCGCATCGAGATGGGCTGACCCAATCCGCGGCCGCCTTTCGCCATGCCGGGCCCAATCTTCATGGGGCCATCGTGGCCGTAGGCAACGCCCCGACGGCCCTTTTGGAAACGTTGCGGCTCATGGAACAAGAACACATTCGGCCGGCTTTGGTGGTGGGCGTTCCCGTGGGTTTTGTGCAGGCCGACACCGCCAAGGAAGCCTTGTGGCAAGACCAGGCCGTGCCGTCCATCACGGTGCTCGGCCGCAAAGGGGGAAGCTCGGTGGCTGTGGCCATTTTGCACGCCCTGATGGAACTGGCCCACGGCGCGGACGCGGCCCCGGTTCGCTGA